The Melitaea cinxia chromosome 6, ilMelCinx1.1, whole genome shotgun sequence genome has a window encoding:
- the LOC123654727 gene encoding uncharacterized protein LOC123654727, with the protein MTLQWPSISDLAAHVYFPTSSARDEEFEDFYCQLESSMAKIPKRELLLITGDINAKVGNTTGDTGIQHIVGDYGHGVLVPETVISSPRPLGQQSPLPGIEEEDDSDWPLEDAADSTLTPSYKSTKSSTDTVYTSSRSSGKKRSFGSPSSVKICVSAAARKSNKARKRGSSTASASPAGQVGDDAPATTHGKMQAEQGSIGELQKYHGRYLKSRRHTLANVRTSATDVKCFGIEDLQSGLIEEFKARKVNRLLKRKSFNCDVVFL; encoded by the exons TGTATTTTCCTACAAGTTCTGCCAGGGATGAAGAATTTGAAGACTTCTATTGTCAACTTGAGTCTTCTATGGCTAAGATTCCTAAAAGAGAGCTATTACTCATCACTGGAGACATTAATGCCAAGGTAGGAAACACCACTGGTGATACAGGCATACAACATATTGTTGGAGACTATGGCCATGGTGTTC TCGTTCCGGAGACGGTAATAAGTTCTCCACGTCCACTCGGCCAGCAATCTCCTTTGCCCGGTATCGAAGAGGAGGACGACTCCGACTGGCCTCTCGAGGACGCCGCAGATTCCACTCTTACTCCCTCTTACAAAAGCACAAAGAGTAGTACTGATACTGTTTATACTTCGTCAAGAAGCTCTGGAAAGAAGCGTAGTTTTGGAAGTCCTTCATCCGTAAAGATATGTGTATCAGCAGCAGCAAGGAAGTCTAACAAAGCACGTAAGCGTGGCTCCAGCACTGCTAGCGCGTCGCCTGCCGGGCAAGTCGGAGACGACGCGCCCGCGACCACTCACGGCAAGATGCAGGCTGAACAGGGTAGCATCGGTGAGCTTCAGAAGTATCACGGGAGATACCTCAAAAGTCGTCGTCACACTCTAGCAAATGTTCG tacTTCAGCAACGGATGTGAAATGTTTCGGAATTGAGGATCTACAAAGTGGTTTAATCGAGGAATTCAAGGCTCGTAAAGTTAATAGGTTATTAAAGCGGAAATCCTTTAATTGCGATGTTGTATTTTTATAG